A genomic stretch from Erigeron canadensis isolate Cc75 chromosome 9, C_canadensis_v1, whole genome shotgun sequence includes:
- the LOC122582337 gene encoding monofunctional riboflavin biosynthesis protein RIBA 3, chloroplastic, which yields MDTLIFHNPLFPPLSTTTTRHSTTYTPPKPPPYSTHKPPASPTFTCRALGNTKNNENGSVFGVFGSKMGKMNSSLENSESFKTVDAEITPETVAFFTSDAEGDPDCPSDGYSAVAEAISVIRQGKFVIVVDDENGDIEGNIVFAASFATPETVGFVMKHGSGIVSVGMTSEDLARLNLPLMSPENEHNSVAPSFTITVDAIDTSTGVSASDRVKTILALASRNSGPKSFRRPGHVFPLKYRNGGVLRRAGHTEASVDLVKLAGLDPVSVLSTIVNPEDGSIAPLNHLRKLALDHNIPLVLITDLIRYKRKRERLVERIAVSRLPTRWGLFEAHCYRSKLDGTEHIAVVKGDIGKGYDVLVRVHSECLTGDIFGSGRCDCGDQLAMAMKIIEESGRGALIYLRGHEGRGIGLGHKLRAYNLQDLGHDTVEANLELGFAPDSREYGIGAQMLRDIGVQTMRLMTNNPAKFTGLKGYGLAVVERVPVMTPITDENKRYLETKRTKMGHIYGSDLPNIGKSDWKDEINIDL from the exons ATGGACACTCTAATCTTCCACAACCCACTTTTCCCTCCActttccaccaccaccacaagaCACTCAACAACCTACACACCACCTAAGCCACCTCCATATTCTACCCACAAGCCACCAGCTAGTCCAACTTTCACTTGCCGGGCTCTTGGCAATACCAAAAACAATGAGaacggttcggtttttggtgTTTTCGGTTCAAAAATGGGCAAAATGAACTCTTCATTAGAAAATTCAGAAAGTTTTAAAACAGTTGATGCTGAGATAACCCCAGAAACAGTTGCTTTTTTTACAAGTGATGCTGAAGGTGACCCTGATTGCCCCTCCGACGGCTACTCGGCCGTCGCAGAGGCTATTTCGGTTATTCGACAAGGAAAG TTTGTGATCGTTGTGGACGATGAAAATGGGGATATCGAAGGGAACATTGTGTTTGCAGCATCTTTTGCAACACCAGAAACCGTTGGGTTCGTGATGAAACATGGCTCCGGGATTGTATCCGTTGGCATGACATCAGAGGATCTCGCGAGGTTAAATCTCCCTCTAATGTCTCCGGAGAATGAGCACAATTCCGTTGCTCCGTCGTTCACAATCACTGTG GATGCAATCGATACATCAACTGGAGTATCAGCTTCAGATAGAGTGAAAACAATTCTGGCTTTAGCTTCTCGTAACTCAGGACCCAAAAGTTTTAGGAGGCCAGGCCATGTGTTTCCTTTAAAGTACCGGAATGGTGGAGTTCTAAGACGGGCTGGTCACACAGAGGCGTCAGTTGATCTCGTCAAACTTGCAGGCCTTGATCCGGTTTCAGTTCTTTCTACTATTGTTAACCCAGAGGACGGTTCAATAGCACCATTGAACCATTTAAGAAAGTTAGCACTTGACCACAATATCCCGCTTGTTTTAATCACTGATTTAATCAG ATATAAAAGGAAGCGTGAAAGATTAGTGGAACGCATTGCTGTTTCTAGGCTACCAACACGGTGGGGTTTGTTTGAAGCTCATTGTTACCGATCGAAACTAGATGGAACTGAGCATATAGCAGTTGTCAAG GGAGACATTGGGAAAGGATATGATGTGTTAGTGAGGGTTCACTCAGAATGTTTGACTGGAGACATATTCGGGTCGGGTCGTTGCGATTGTGGCGACCAATTGGCAATGGCGATGAAGATTATCGAGGAATCTGGCAGAGGTGCCCTTATATATCTTCGGGGACATGAAGGGAGAGGTATAGGATTAGGACACAAGTTACGTGCATATAACTTGCAAGACCTTGGTCACGACACAGTAGAAGCAAATCTAGAGCTTGGTTTTGCTCCTGATTCCCGTGAATATGGAATAGGTGCCCAG ATGCTACGAGACATTGGAGTTCAGACAATGCGCCTAATGACTAACAATCCAGCAAAGTTTACTGGACTCAAGGGGTACGGTTTAGCAGTTGTTGAACGTGTTCCTGTAATGACTCCAATTACTGATGAAAATAAGAGGTACTTAGAAACTAAGCGTACAAAGATGGGTCATATATACGGTTCTGATCTACCGAATATTGGTAAAAGTGACTGGAAAGATGAGATAAATATAGATCTATAA
- the LOC122583064 gene encoding uncharacterized protein LOC122583064 has protein sequence MEEFSSLWTYQENIDELKQKLFYTTIELEAVKAETGEEKKRNSESMKQLLQLLKIACQERDEAKDQLQKLLNKIIPTNDQQIFNATTHSVPNCFTGEQVQQQHQSPLMIPTKANSSITESNSLSEAYNRSSSPVDSFFDPIQSPEFSNVNVESPYVQDFHQNGPLSNGLNGSVNGLKVDQATLVMESMIKGKPLPQKGNLLKTVVEAGPLLQTLLLAGPLPRWRNPPPLQTFHIPTMVVAADQIGATKNQILKSPTMMLKQSQPFAEMACGSSSQMMMASGGSSGSILSFGDVSFGSNYQGSMMGACSGASNFGTIGKRQKLH, from the coding sequence AATATTGATGAACTAAAACAGAAGCTTTTCTACACAACAATTGAATTAGAGGCAGTAAAAGCCGAAAcaggagaagaaaagaaaagaaattcaGAGTCAATGAAACAATTGctacaacttttaaaaattgCTTGCCAAGAAAGGGATGAAGCAAAAGATCAGCTTCAAAAGCTACTAAACAAGATTATCCCCACAAATGACCAACAAATCTTTAATGCCACGACCCATTCTGTCCCTAATTGTTTTACGGGCGAACAAGttcaacaacaacatcagagCCCGTTGATGATACCCACTAAAGCAAATTCTAGTATCACCGAATCAAATAGCCTTTCCGAGGCTTATAATCGTAGCTCGTCTCCTGTTGACTCGTTTTTTGACCCCATACAGTCTCCGGAGTTTTCAAATGTTAATGTTGAAAGTCCATATGTTcaagattttcatcaaaatggCCCGTTGTCAAACGGGCTAAATGGGTCAGTCAATGGGCTAAAAGTGGATCAAGCTACTTTGGTGATGGAAAGTATGATTAAAGGCAAGCCCTTGCCACAAAAAGGAAACTTACTGAAAACAGTAGTGGAAGCGGGCCCACTTCTGCAAACACTGTTATTAGCAGGCCCGCTTCCCAGGTGGCGAAATCCGCCACCGCTTCAGACATTCCACATTCCGACAATGGTGGTTGCAGCCGATCAAATTGGTGCAACCAAAAATCAGATATTGAAATCACCAACCATGATGTTGAAACAATCACAACCATTCGCCGAAATGGCATGTGGGAGTTCTTCTCAGATGATGATGGCCAGTGGTGGCAGCAGCGGAAGCATTTTAAGTTTTGGTGATGTTAGTTTTGGTAGTAATTATCAAGGAAGTATGATGGGAGCTTGTTCTGGTGCTAGTAATTTTGGCACAATTGGAAAGAGGCAAAAGTTACATTAA